Below is a window of Cytobacillus firmus DNA.
AATGAAAGAAATTACATCATCAATGGCAGGTACTGTATTAAATGTGTTGGTCGAAGCGGGCCAGGAGGTTAATGCAGGACAGGAAGTACTAATGCTTGAGTCCATGAAAATGGAAATTCCAGTCGAAAGCGAAACTGCTGGGAAAGTTGCTGAAGTGAAGGTCAGCATAGGTGATTTTGTGAATGAAGGCGATGTGCTGGTTGTATTTGAATAAGTAGGAAGGGACATACATGGCAAGGGGCTGCAGCTAAGCCCCGTCTGCTCCGTGTAACTATCTGCAATTCAGGTTATTGGCTATATTTGAAATTTATCGCAGTCTAACGGGCAGTAAGACCCCCGCTTCAAGATTCAGAGGAATCAAAGGAGGATAAGTGGGGGTCAAACTGCCCGTAAAGGCCCGATTGGTGAGATACAGTGAAACTTGCCGACGCGCAGGCAGAGGCTTAGTTGAACCAATCGGGTTCGTAGTGTCGATTGATCGAAGCGCTAGCGGAGATCTTAGCGACACTAGAACGCGACTAACAATCAGGGGATAAGGCCTCCCTGATTGAAGTTTCACTTTATATTTGAGGAGGATGGGAATGACTACTGCAAAGACATTAACTGAGACGCTCCAGGAAAGAAGCAGGGTAATAGAAGCGGGCGGACATCCAAAATATCATGAAAAGAACGAAGCACAAAATAAACTGTTTGTCAGAAGACGGCTTGAGCTTTTGTTTGATGACGGATTCTATGAGGAAGATGGAAAATTTGCGAACTGCCAGGAAAATGACCTTCCTGCAGATGGAGTTGTTACTGCAGTTGGAAAGATAAACGGACAGACTGTTTGCGTAATGGCGAATGATTCAACAGTAAAAGCCGGCTCCTGGGGTGCGAGGACGGTTGAAAAGATCATCCGTATTCAGGAGACAGCAGAGAAGTTGAAAGTTCCGATTCTATACCTGGTTGACTCTGCCGGTGCCCGTATTACGGATCAGCTTGAAATGTTTCCGAATAGACGCGGAGCAGGAAGAATTTTTTATAACCAGGTAAAGCTTTCAGGCATGATACCGCAGATTTGCCTCCTTTTTGGACCATCTGCGGCCGGCGGAGCTTATATACCTGCATTTTGTGATATTGTTATTATGGTAGATCAAAATGCTTCTATGTATCTTGGATCACCAAGGATGGCAGAAAAGGTTATCGGGGAGAAGGTAACCCTGGAAGAAATGGGCGGCGCCCGCATGCATTGTTCTGTCAGCGGATGTGGTGATGTCCTTGCTTATAGTGAGGAAGAGGCTATTGAGTCAGCAAGAAGGTATTTGGCATATTTCCCGGCAAGCTTTAAAGAAAAACCTGCGAGGCTGGAAGCCGTCATGCCAAAATCCGGCCGTGCCCTTGAAGAAATCATCCCAAAAAATCAAAATGCCCCATTTGACATGTATGAGTGTATTGATTCCTTGATTGATGAAGGCAGCTTTTTTGAAATTAAGAAGCTTTTTGCTGCGGAACTGATTACCGGACTTGCCCGAATAGGCGGAAGGCCAGTAGGAATTATTGCCAACCAGCCAAAGGTTAAAGGCGGCGTTTTATTTGTGGATTCTGCGGACAAAGCAGCGAAGTTTATTCAGCTTTGTGATGCTTTCCATATTCCGCTGTTATTCCTGGCGGATGTCCCTGGATTCATGATCGGGACGAAGGTTGAAAGAGCCGGAATTATCCGTCATGGTGCCAAGCTTATTGCTGCCATGAGTTCTGCAACAGTTCCGAAAATCTCTGTTGTTGTCAGAAAGGCATATGGAGCCGGATTGTATGCAATGGCTGGTCCGGCATTTGAGCCTGATTGCTGCATAGC
It encodes the following:
- a CDS encoding acetyl-CoA carboxylase biotin carboxyl carrier protein subunit — protein: MKEITSSMAGTVLNVLVEAGQEVNAGQEVLMLESMKMEIPVESETAGKVAEVKVSIGDFVNEGDVLVVFE
- a CDS encoding acyl-CoA carboxylase subunit beta yields the protein MTTAKTLTETLQERSRVIEAGGHPKYHEKNEAQNKLFVRRRLELLFDDGFYEEDGKFANCQENDLPADGVVTAVGKINGQTVCVMANDSTVKAGSWGARTVEKIIRIQETAEKLKVPILYLVDSAGARITDQLEMFPNRRGAGRIFYNQVKLSGMIPQICLLFGPSAAGGAYIPAFCDIVIMVDQNASMYLGSPRMAEKVIGEKVTLEEMGGARMHCSVSGCGDVLAYSEEEAIESARRYLAYFPASFKEKPARLEAVMPKSGRALEEIIPKNQNAPFDMYECIDSLIDEGSFFEIKKLFAAELITGLARIGGRPVGIIANQPKVKGGVLFVDSADKAAKFIQLCDAFHIPLLFLADVPGFMIGTKVERAGIIRHGAKLIAAMSSATVPKISVVVRKAYGAGLYAMAGPAFEPDCCIALPTAQIAVMGPEAAVNAVYSNKINAIEDPKEKIKYVQEKQQEYKETIDIYKLASELIVDDIVAPSDLRNVLINRFTLYETKELTFSVRKHPVYPV